A single window of Hyla sarda isolate aHylSar1 chromosome 2, aHylSar1.hap1, whole genome shotgun sequence DNA harbors:
- the LOC130357208 gene encoding PPE family protein PPE10-like isoform X5, with protein MSHYNLGSAPSAPAPSTLSTISIGSISPDTASTSTVSPRIVSSGILSPDSVSPGSVSIGTVSPGTVSPATSASAASASAPSAPAPSAPAPSASSPSALAPSALAPSAPAPSALAPSAPAPSASAPSALAPSAPTASAPSNYWMSGNIGSGNVGTGNVGTGNVGTGNVGSGNVGTGNVGSGNVGTGNVGSGNVGTGNVGSGNVGSGNVGTGNVGAGNVGSGNVVTGNVGTSNVGSGNVGTGNVGSGNVGTGNVSSALLAMEPSAPTTRRGSQHRLHQHQHRQHRLHQP; from the coding sequence ATGAGCCATTACAACTTAGGCTCTGCACCTTCAGCTCCAGCACCGTCAACGCTCAGCACCATCAGCATAGGCTCCATCAGCCCTGACACCGCCAGCACCAGCACTGTCAGCCCACGCATTGTCAGCTCCGGCATCCTCAGCCCCGACAGCGTCAGCCCCGGCAGTGTCAGCATTGGCACTGTCAGCCCCGGCACCGTCAGCCCTGCCACGTCAGCCTCGGCAGCGTCAGCATCGGCACCGTCAGCCCCGGCACCTTCAGCCCCGGCACCGTCAGCATCGTCACCGTCAGCCCTGGCACCGTCAGCCCTGGCACCGTCAGCCCCGGCACCGTCAGCCCTGGCACCGTCAGCCCCGGCACCGTCAGCATCGGCACCGTCAGCTCTGGCACCGTCAGCTCCAACAGCGTCAGCTCCATCCAATTATTGGATGTCTGGCAACATTGGCTCTGGCAACGTCGGCACTGGCAACGTCGGTACTGGCAACGTCGGCACTGGCAACGTCGGCTCTGGCAACGTCGGCACTGGCAACGTCGGCTCTGGCAACGTCGGCACTGGCAACGTCGGCTCTGGCAACGTCGGCACTGGTAACGTCGGCTCTGGCAACGTCGGCTCTGGCAACGTCGGCACTGGCAACGTAGGCGCTGGCAATGTCGGCTCTGGCAACGTCGTTACTGGCAACGTTGGCACTAGCAACGTCGGCTCTGGCAACGTCGGCACTGGCAACGTAGGCTCTGGCAACGTCGGCACTGGCAACGTCAGCTCTGCACTTCTGGCAATGGAACCATCAGCTCCAACAACGAGAAGGGGATCTCAGCATCGGCTACATCAGCATCAACACCGTCAGCATCGGCTCCATCAGCCCTGA
- the LOC130357208 gene encoding uncharacterized PPE family protein PPE40-like isoform X4, with amino-acid sequence MSVKFNQGGEAPAPLTTRTVSINTVSSGTVSIGSISPGTASPNTASPRTVVSGTLSPGSISPGSVSIGTVSPGTVSPATVSLGTISIGTVSPITFSPGTASIGPVSPVTVSPGTVSPGTVSPGTVSPATSALAPSASAPSVPAPSALAPSALAPSAPAPSAPAPSASAPSALAPSAPTTSAPFNYWMSGNIGSGNVGTGNVGSGNVGTGNVGSGNVGTGNVGSGNVGSGNVGTGNVGSGNIGTGNVGTGNVGSGNIGYGNVGTGNVSSGNVGTGNVGFGNVGSGNVGSGNVGTGNLSSGNFGTGNVGSGNIGSGNVGTGNVGSGNVGSAPLATEPSAPTTTLDEP; translated from the exons ATGTccgtcaagttcaaccaaggaggtgaag CTCCAGCACCGTTAACGACCAGGACCGTCAGCATCAACACCGTCAGCTCTGGCACCGTCAGCATCGGCTCCATCAGCCCTGGCACCGCCAGCCCCAACACCGCCAGCCCCCGCACCGTCGTCTCCGGCACCCTCAGCCCTGGCAGCATCAGCCCCGGCAGCGTCAGCATCGGCACTGTCAGCCCCGGCACCGTCAGCCCCGCCACTGTCAGCCTCGGCACAATCAGCATCGGCACCGTCAGCCCCATCACCTTCAGCCCCGGCACCGCAAGCATTGGCCCCGTCAGCCCCGTCACCGTCAGCCCTGGCACCGTCAGCCCTGGCACTGTCAGCCCTGGCACAGTCAGCCCGGCAACGTCAGCCCTGGCACCGTCAGCATCAGCACCGTCAGTCCCGGCACCGTCAGCATTGGCACCGTCAGCCTTGGCACCGTCAGCCCCGGCACCGTCAGCCCCGGCACCGTCAGCATCGGCACCGTCAGCTCTGGCACCGTCAGCTCCAACAACGTCGGCTCCATTCAATTATTGGATGTCTGGCAACATTGGCTCTGGCAACGTCGGCACTGGCAACGTCGGCTCTGGCAACGTCGGCACTGGCAACGTCGGCTCTGGCAACGTCGGCACTGGCAACGTCGGCTCTGGCAACGTCGGCTCTGGCAACGTCGGCACTGGCAACGTCGGCTCTGGCAACATCGGCACTGGCAACGTCGGCACTGGCAATGTCGGCTCTGGCAACATCGGCTATGGCAACGTCGGCACTGGCAACGTCAGCTCTGGCAACGTCGGCACTGGCAACGTCGGTTTTGGCAACGTGGGCTCTGGTAACGTTGGCTCTGGCAATGTCGGCACTGGCAACCTTAGCTCTGGCAACTTTGGCACTGGCAACGTCGGCTCTGGCAACATCGGCTCTGGCAATGTCGGCACTGGCAATGTAGGCTCTGGCAACGTCGGCTCTGCACCTTTGGCAACGGAACCATCAGCTCCAACAACAA CTTTAGATGAGCCATGA
- the LOC130357208 gene encoding uncharacterized PPE family protein PPE40-like isoform X1, which produces MSVKFNQGGEAPAPLTTRTVSINTVSSGTVSIGSISPGTASPNTASPRTVVSGTLSPGSISPGSVSIGTVSPGTVSPATVSLGTISIGTVSPITFSPGTASIGPVSPVTVSPGTVSPGTVSPGTVSPATSALAPSASAPSVPAPSALAPSALAPSAPAPSAPAPSASAPSALAPSAPTTSAPFNYWMSGNIGSGNVGTGNVGSGNVGTGNVGSGNVGTGNVGSGNVGSGNVGTGNVGSGNIGTGNVGTGNVGSGNIGYGNVGTGNVSSGNVGTGNVGFGNVGSGNVGSGNVGTGNLSSGNFGTGNVGSGNIGSGNVGTGNVGSGNVGSAPLATEPSAPTTSRGSQKIPLDEP; this is translated from the exons ATGTccgtcaagttcaaccaaggaggtgaag CTCCAGCACCGTTAACGACCAGGACCGTCAGCATCAACACCGTCAGCTCTGGCACCGTCAGCATCGGCTCCATCAGCCCTGGCACCGCCAGCCCCAACACCGCCAGCCCCCGCACCGTCGTCTCCGGCACCCTCAGCCCTGGCAGCATCAGCCCCGGCAGCGTCAGCATCGGCACTGTCAGCCCCGGCACCGTCAGCCCCGCCACTGTCAGCCTCGGCACAATCAGCATCGGCACCGTCAGCCCCATCACCTTCAGCCCCGGCACCGCAAGCATTGGCCCCGTCAGCCCCGTCACCGTCAGCCCTGGCACCGTCAGCCCTGGCACTGTCAGCCCTGGCACAGTCAGCCCGGCAACGTCAGCCCTGGCACCGTCAGCATCAGCACCGTCAGTCCCGGCACCGTCAGCATTGGCACCGTCAGCCTTGGCACCGTCAGCCCCGGCACCGTCAGCCCCGGCACCGTCAGCATCGGCACCGTCAGCTCTGGCACCGTCAGCTCCAACAACGTCGGCTCCATTCAATTATTGGATGTCTGGCAACATTGGCTCTGGCAACGTCGGCACTGGCAACGTCGGCTCTGGCAACGTCGGCACTGGCAACGTCGGCTCTGGCAACGTCGGCACTGGCAACGTCGGCTCTGGCAACGTCGGCTCTGGCAACGTCGGCACTGGCAACGTCGGCTCTGGCAACATCGGCACTGGCAACGTCGGCACTGGCAATGTCGGCTCTGGCAACATCGGCTATGGCAACGTCGGCACTGGCAACGTCAGCTCTGGCAACGTCGGCACTGGCAACGTCGGTTTTGGCAACGTGGGCTCTGGTAACGTTGGCTCTGGCAATGTCGGCACTGGCAACCTTAGCTCTGGCAACTTTGGCACTGGCAACGTCGGCTCTGGCAACATCGGCTCTGGCAATGTCGGCACTGGCAATGTAGGCTCTGGCAACGTCGGCTCTGCACCTTTGGCAACGGAACCATCAGCTCCAACAACAAGTAGGGGGTCTCAGAAAATTC CTTTAGATGAGCCATGA
- the LOC130357208 gene encoding uncharacterized PPE family protein PPE40-like isoform X2 — MSVKFNQGGEAPAPLTTRTVSINTVSSGTVSIGSISPGTASPNTASPRTVVSGTLSPGSISPGSVSIGTVSPGTVSPATVSLGTISIGTVSPITFSPGTASIGPVSPVTVSPGTVSPGTVSPGTVSPATSALAPSASAPSVPAPSALAPSALAPSAPAPSAPAPSASAPSALAPSAPTTSAPFNYWMSGNIGSGNVGTGNVGSGNVGTGNVGSGNVGTGNVGSGNVGSGNVGTGNVGSGNIGTGNVGTGNVGSGNIGYGNVGTGNVSSGNVGTGNVGFGNVGSGNVGSGNVGTGNLSSGNFGTGNVGSGNIGSGNVGTGNVGSGNVGSAPLATEPSAPTTIFYSFR, encoded by the exons ATGTccgtcaagttcaaccaaggaggtgaag CTCCAGCACCGTTAACGACCAGGACCGTCAGCATCAACACCGTCAGCTCTGGCACCGTCAGCATCGGCTCCATCAGCCCTGGCACCGCCAGCCCCAACACCGCCAGCCCCCGCACCGTCGTCTCCGGCACCCTCAGCCCTGGCAGCATCAGCCCCGGCAGCGTCAGCATCGGCACTGTCAGCCCCGGCACCGTCAGCCCCGCCACTGTCAGCCTCGGCACAATCAGCATCGGCACCGTCAGCCCCATCACCTTCAGCCCCGGCACCGCAAGCATTGGCCCCGTCAGCCCCGTCACCGTCAGCCCTGGCACCGTCAGCCCTGGCACTGTCAGCCCTGGCACAGTCAGCCCGGCAACGTCAGCCCTGGCACCGTCAGCATCAGCACCGTCAGTCCCGGCACCGTCAGCATTGGCACCGTCAGCCTTGGCACCGTCAGCCCCGGCACCGTCAGCCCCGGCACCGTCAGCATCGGCACCGTCAGCTCTGGCACCGTCAGCTCCAACAACGTCGGCTCCATTCAATTATTGGATGTCTGGCAACATTGGCTCTGGCAACGTCGGCACTGGCAACGTCGGCTCTGGCAACGTCGGCACTGGCAACGTCGGCTCTGGCAACGTCGGCACTGGCAACGTCGGCTCTGGCAACGTCGGCTCTGGCAACGTCGGCACTGGCAACGTCGGCTCTGGCAACATCGGCACTGGCAACGTCGGCACTGGCAATGTCGGCTCTGGCAACATCGGCTATGGCAACGTCGGCACTGGCAACGTCAGCTCTGGCAACGTCGGCACTGGCAACGTCGGTTTTGGCAACGTGGGCTCTGGTAACGTTGGCTCTGGCAATGTCGGCACTGGCAACCTTAGCTCTGGCAACTTTGGCACTGGCAACGTCGGCTCTGGCAACATCGGCTCTGGCAATGTCGGCACTGGCAATGTAGGCTCTGGCAACGTCGGCTCTGCACCTTTGGCAACGGAACCATCAGCTCCAACAACAA TTTTTTACAGCTTTAGATGA